From the Cytophagales bacterium genome, the window TGGTAAGGCTCATTAGTATTTATTAGTGATAGAAACTCCTCCTCGATATTTATTGTTGCTTCACCATTTACAAGCGTGCCAAAACCCAAATCTTCAAACCAAACTTCAGTACTTTCTGAAACATACGTAGTTTTTACTTCACCCAAATGATTCTTAACAATTGCATTTTTTGTCCCAACAACATCAAAAACACCAATAACTTCTACATCTCCATCAAAAAGAGCTGCCTTTCCTGCAGGATCAGTAGGATCTTTAAATGCATATAAAGCATTACCGCTTGATCCACTGCCGCTTAATGCCTGCACTGCATCTCCATCATTGGCAAAGCTTAATATACCGTTACCCGATCCGTTAGTAGTGGTAATTAAGGCGGTTCCTGTACTTGCAGTATTTTCAACATTAAAAGATGCTACTCCCGCAGAACTACCGGAATTGATCCCATGATAACTAAGCCCAAAACCATCGCTTTCTGAGAAAACCACAGATTCAGCCTGCGTTGCAGGAGCAGTAGTATGGGTACCTGAAAAATGCCCTGCATGTTTTTGCGGGCCTAAAGTATTACTGTAAGCCCTCATGATGGTACCGGTACCTTCTGCTGTAGCTTCTACAACATTACTGTCATTAGCAGCATTGAAATTATAAAAAAATGCGGTTCTGCCTATTCCAGTTGTAGCAGCATATAATGCAGTGAAAGCATTGTTATTAGTATTTAAGTTAGCAAACAACCCTGCCACACTGCCAAAGCCTATACCTTGATTTAATGAAAATAATGTAGGATCATTGACTCCGGTATTATTGATACTATTGAACATACCCGTAATACCGGTTCCGGAATTTGTTACTTCAAGGGCATTGCTTGTATTGGCTGTATTATTAACTTGAAATGAGCCTGCACCGCCTGTACCAGCAGCTAAGCTAACTCCCCTTATTGCATTGCCTGATCCATTGGTATGTGCCTGCAAGGCATTGCTGCCATTACCTGTGTTATCAATCTGAAACATACCTGCACGGCCTGTTCCAATAGTGCTGGCCCTTAATACGTCTACACTATGAGAATTATCAAGGGCGTCAAATGTCCCTATCGGTGTGAGCGGTAAATCAGATTCAACACGCAAAACTGCCTGTGTATTATCTTGATTTATTAAAGATCTGAAATAACCTGCTGATCCTCTTCCCACAGTCAAACCAACAATTGAAGGCTGGTAATTAGAAAATCCCATATTAAGACCCAAAATTGAATTATTTCCTTGTCCAGTAGGCCCCGTAAAAGTATTAAAACCTGAAAATGATTGAGCTATAATAACGGGAGCTATATTATTTTGATTAATAGTACTGGCTCCAATTGCTGATGATTGAACCCCTGCTCCTTCGTGAGCTACACTTACCGTTGGATTGGCACTATTAGTATCACTGGTAAATCTTGCGGCTCCGGTGACAGGTCCAAAGGCTTTGATTAGCAATCCCCAATGTGCTCCAGGCAGTACTTCAATTTTAACTGATCCATCATCTGCTGTGATAATTCTAGGGAGCCCGGGTGTACCATTATCATAAGCATCGTCCAGCGTACATCCACAAACAGCCTGCAATGCTACTTTTGCCGTATCAGCTTTAATCGCCACACGTGCAGTATCAGCCATCACAGCTTTTCTGGCTTCGGAAGCGCTAAAAGCAAAAGGCACTGAGCAGAACTGGGTCGTACCCATATCCCCAAAGTTAGTACCGCCAGTAATATCCATTTCCACTTTCAGGAAATGCTTTTTGCTTGCCCACTCAACCTCAGAAAAAGTCGCTTTTGCTCCTCCTGTACGCACCCCAGCTCCTATCAGCGCTTCAAACAAGCCGTTAACATCTGTGGCTGGAAAGTGTGTTTCCTCCCATTCCAACGTTCCATTAATCGTTCCGCTGAAAATGCTTATCCTTAATGATATAAGCTGGTTGCTTACGGGATTTCCCTGCTGGTCTTTGGCTAATGCCTGGTAACGAACAGCCTGGGGCGTTCCGTTTGCCATATCCTGTGCATTTACAGTGAGCGTTCCTAACGCTCCAAGCGTTAAGAACGCTGATAAAACGAGTAATAAATTTGTTGTTTTCATGATTTTTTTTTTATTCGTCTGACCACTTGCCCTACTCCCTACCCATACATAGTAGTCTGACGAAGAGTTATTGTTTGATAAGCTTTATTAATGTTTCTTTGGTTTCGTTTTGCTCTACCAGTCCAGTTAAACTTCTTTTATTTAATGGGGTGTAAGTTGTTTTTAAAAAGTACATACCATTAGAAAGTCCACTCAAATCAATTTGTATTTCTTCCCTAGTACTCGTGATTGAAGAATAAAAGAACGTTTTATCCTGCGTAACTTTAGCCCCAATTATATTGTACAATTCTATTTTTAGTTTTCCATTTTCGTTAGCAACAATATTTACAGTAACCATTTCAGTAAAAGGGTTGGGATATATTTTAACACTACCCTGGGTTTCTAATTCATCAATAATTGTCCTCTCAGATGATCGAGTTTGCAGTTCCTGGTACATTGGCTGCGT encodes:
- a CDS encoding T9SS type A sorting domain-containing protein, which codes for MNDDKSCWLSQISYKICLERENFVYLHFHINYNLLNIMKKIILLSLIAMFFATLVDAQSISSYSIVTTGSVLNSQKGVSLTQPMYQELQTRSSERTIIDELETQGSVKIYPNPFTEMVTVNIVANENGKLKIELYNIIGAKVTQDKTFFYSSITSTREEIQIDLSGLSNGMYFLKTTYTPLNKRSLTGLVEQNETKETLIKLIKQ